tattaatagagcctAACCTGCCTATAGTgcctatctatagtaataaaaccTATTCTGCCTAAAGCATTCCCTATCTACCTATACTACTAGACTTAGCCTATGATAGaaatagtaaaatattaatagaatattagcttaaaattaataggtttttaagtaataagtaaacttataagattaattaaagtatttttaataaaataaaaataatatatataataaaaattatttatagtaagtatattaatatattatagttaagctatatttaattaagtatatatagtaatattatacttagcTTAAGAagcttaaggtattataaaaaaaaagtaaaaaaaaagggtaAAAAGGCTACTAgaaatatatagaaatacttAAGGGTAAagagaaaattaaataaaataaaatcctagaaaataattaataaagtaattataataattaaaaaagaaaaagaaattttaaaaaagccttaaaggAGATTACTTAAGGGTATTAAATAagtagcttatatatattttctttatttatattttacttattaaatttctataaagagtaatattattaatacttttattttttaaaatagtaatatagactattagctattaatagctagtaataattattaaagctaatagcctttaaaaaagggtataattataatagggTTTAAACTTAAGAGCTTTAAAGAATccttaattaaataactagcctttattaaggaggtttatttataaattctatagaCTCTAGAGTAAGCAGTAAGCTttagtcttaatataataaagaccctatattatctatattaatagatttacTTAACTAAGTAATTAGACCTCTTATACTCTagaatttaaattaattagattaGAAGGTTTAAGAGTTAcagtttaaaaaaaaagaggtaaaaaaacaacaagaagattatatttataaatctttaatagaagcttcttttattaattactaatattaatataagtatccCTtgaagtttaatataaaattaatagatatagctttattatgaaaaatagggctcttaaagtaaccttaatcttatataaatataaaagtattactttataaCCTACTTatctttcctttaatataaagacttaaaaagaCTACTTTTAAACCccttaaacttaaatataaaagactaagtatttacttattaattaatttactttaaccttaatccctattattaactaaccctagctataataataaaataataaataaaaaattacttaaatataaaagtatataaaggttttattacttatactataaatataaatctattttcttaaatagtattatttatatagctattaatataattaaaaataaaaataaaattaatatctatataaaagtaaaagctataataaatattaataaatctaatattattaagctaattaagaTAGCCttttttagctattatttaattaaattaattaagtaaattaaaaatattaaaaggcttaaaaaagctaaagaaaataggaaattaattaattaattagaaaataaagaaaaggctttTAAAACCCTTAAAAATGCCCTCTATAAAGGCAATAaccttttattaaataaaaaaaaggaatTTCTAGAGGCCTTAAGAGAtagattactatatatagtatagcttaaagagctaTTTTAAGaggctatagtaataattaaaatactatagtaattaaaaagggttatttaggtaattttatagattaattaaagaaaggTTTTATAGGTTATATAAGGTTTCAGTTACTCTGTGTAAgtaataaacaagtaattgCATAAATcactaatattataaagttcaGGTAGTTACCTTATTAGTTATGTTTATATTagaaaccttatcttaagagaaactatatacaattctttaatttatgcagatagataaagtattataaataacctttaataaaactgaAAAGGGCAAAAGCAATCTTGCGATCGTATactaaaaaataaataaataaatattcaTGAATCGGCCTTCAGGGTAGCACCACACTGTCCCAGTCAATCATTAAGTGGAGATCAAAGGCTAATGACGAGCATGCATCCACGGAAGAATGGGTACTACCTAGACTCATAGAGTTTAGCACGCTATTACAGAACCACCCCAACAATCCAACAACGACCATCTCATCCATCACAATTCGTCTTCCCATTCATCCATCGCATCGCGTCTaaagaaataagaaaaaCAATAACGATAGGGCAAATCGTATATAAGAAGCACAGCAGCCTTCCAGAATCCGTCCCAATAGCCGAGGAGACAAGCTTTTAACCCATCAACTGATTGTGCCTCCCTTCCATATTACCTATCCCGTGAGAGCCCTCCCGTACGCCGGCCCATCATTATGAAAGCCATTCCACCAAATACCTGCCTGCTTTTGATTTGTCCAAACCAACCCACGATGAACAAGTCCGTTCGTATGTTACACCGTGTTAGAGACTGGTGTAGTTGAGTAGAGCGGTCTTGGTACGTCGTGTATCATGCATGTGAAAGCTGTGGCAACCCATAGCTCcaagatgaggaagaaggacGAGCTAGGAACGCCGTGAATAGATGGTTTATTGAGTGATTACTCATATGCAAAGTAGAGGGGcagaaaaaaacaaaacaaaaaccaAAGACCATCTGCCGCAACCATTGCAAAGAGTTCGCGGGGGTATGAGAAAAGACGAAAGGACTTCGAGTATAGAtgtaagaaaaaaaagtagtACACGAtttatatgaatatgaaaATTCCCAAGACACGGCTTGAGATTTCCTGAAATTTGTTGTCGTTTCCAGGCATAGCATTGAGCGAAACCGGGTGTCAAGATGAGTGTATGATTTAACTCAAGTGACAGGAACAAGGTCCTGTAATAGCTGTCGACCAAATTCGTATACAACAGCATTACCAGAAACATTGCTTGGCCTACTGAGCGATGCTTTCTGGGCTCATCATGCCGATAGTGTCGTCCTTGTCAGTTTGACTAGCGTTACCCTGGCTTTGCATGCTATCTCGCCGTTCCATACTAGGAGCCAGAGCGATGATTGCTGGGTTGGGTACTGGGCCAGTCGTGCTGGTCAtggacttcttcttgccaggtGGAGCATTGACACCCTTTTCAGGCGAGGCGTTTGCGTTTGCTCtggcctcagcagcagcagcgtccatcttctttttcttctttgcaAGAGCCAACTGCTCCTTAGGAGAACGCTTTTGAGCGGTAACAATCTTTCCGCTAGCCCCCAAGCGAGGACGGGGCTTCTTTTGCTTTGTAGGCAGGTCTTCGTCCTCCACAAGGGGCTGATCGCCATTAGCGTGCAGCTTAGCCAGGAAGAAGTTCTTGACCAGGCCAACTTGCTCCTGGATGTTCTCCTTGGTAACTGGATCCGAAACCGGCAGGGGCTCGAAAAGCTCAGTGGCTGCTTCACCAGTTGTCTGTGTTTGCATCTGGTGGATATTGCGGACTCGGGTTTGTAGAAGATGCAAGGGCACAGAGATCATATCAAGTCCCATCTCCTTATCCAGACCCAGAGCCCGGAAACCAAAGAAGTCTTCGCCAAGGTCTTCagcaaagtcaccactcacGAATTGCTCACTGCCGTCCTTGAAAGCTCCCACTCCATCGACTCCAGCGTCTTGGGATAGAGCGGGTCGCAATAGATCGGTGAGATGCAGCTTCATGCGTTCATGCAGACCGCCCAGTTTGGCACCAAGTCGATCGATGTCATCCTTGGCGTACAGTTCCAGTGAGCTGATATCATGTCCATTCTCGTCCAAAGTATGGAGGATAACTTCTTCGGGAGTAAATCTGGGCTGGAACCTAGACCCTTCGGCATTTGTGGGTACCGCCTTCTTTTCGGCTTCGTTGTATACATTGAAAGTTCGAACCAGCTTTTGGAAATAATCGGCCGCAATGCCTGTGAAGGTATCCATGGCCGAGGGCTGAAGCTCTTCAAATCCAGTGTGATATAGTACCTTGGCAATAGATCGTTTGAGAGCGTCTTGGCACGCTTCAGCTGCCATTACAGGACCATCATCGGCAATGAAATGAGGTTCAATATCCTGTTCCACGAAAGGATCGGAATTTGACTTGGGAAATTGGTTGGTGTACACCTAATTGCGTCAGTACATATTGGCCTCGAGTCCGAGTGCCCTCTTACCTGAGTTTGAACTTGCATTTGCTTGATGACTGAGATCCTAGTGGCAAGTTTCCTGGTCTCTTGTATCTGATGTATGTTCTCGTCCATCTTCTTTGCAAAACGGCCGGGTGGTGCTACAAATGTTCCGGGTGGTATCAACCGAAGGAACTCCTCGTGCTGGTTGATGACCTGCCCTTCATTGTCTTCAACCCATTGGAGCTTTGGGTGAATATCAGGAATGTTGCTCAGAGTGTCGTAATAATCAGGGATCACCTTCGCAGCCTCTTCTTCAATCTCCTCTGCCAAAGTCTCCGTTGGTTTCACTGCTGGATCGTCCGAGGCAACAGTTGTTGAATTCGCCAGAGCGTGGGTGATGATGCCCTCTGCTTCTGCCTCTCGCTGCCGTTTCAGAAACCGACGCATGCCGGCTTTTGTTCGAACAAGAGCAGGGGCTTCGGTGTTGAATTTGTTGTCCTTGAAGAGTTGAAATCGCTCCTTGGCCACTAGTGCTCGATCCTTCTTCGTGGTTTGTTTCCAGACCTTGTACTCTTCGTCTTCAAAAGCCTGCTCAGCAGCTTCACCAAACGCCGAGTTAAGTGCCAAGCCATTGATGCTAGGCCCATCGATATCCATGGCATCAGCATTGCTTCCGATACCAGAATGGCCGTTGAGACCCAATGGTGTAGTCGATCCTCCGATGGGTGGAGTTCCAAAGCCATTGCTTCCATCCACCTCCGATCCTTCACGAACTTTCCCCAAAAGTCCGTTCACTTGTAATATTGGCTTCTGATCGATTGCTGGCGTGTCCTCCTTTTGGTCGTTGGGCGCCTTCCGCGCTTTACTTGTGCCCTTCGCGCCAGCTTTACGACCCCGTGAAGACATTATGGGTTCGTCATCAGAATCTTCGCCACCGTCATCTTCTCCCCCATTCTGCTTCCGCCTTTCTTCAGCTTCGACTTCGGCTCGAGAACGGATAGCAAGATCAGGGATGAGCGGAATGAGCTTCTCTGCTTCTTTCCTCATCCCGTTTGCCATACGTCGCAGGGGGTGATTCATGTCCTCATTATACCTGAGGCAATTGTCCCATATTAAGTTAAGATCTACAACAAAATCCGTCTTGGACTTGTATGTCAgactcttcagcttcttcgtCATAGTACCGAGATCCATGGGATTTTGAATGACTGGACAAGGTTAGTCTCAACAGCAACATGATACGTTCCTAGCATCTTACGGTTGTAATAGTTGGGGGCGTCCCTCTTGTTGACTCTTGTCAAGAAGGGGGTGGAATATTCAGTATGCGCCTTGAGCTCTGTCAAGACTTTTTCCAAAGCTTCGTACAATTCCTCTTGATTCACGTTTTCCTCGCTCGCCCACTTGCTCCTGTTCTTGCGGACCTCGTTCATCAAAAGTCGAAGTTCAGCGTCGGAGGCGCGGACTTGGTCTCGCTTCATGTCAATACGGGCGATGAGATGTTTCAAGGTCAGACTGGAAGCACCGAGATTTGCGCTGCTCAGGGTTCCCTGGTTGGGGGCGGTGCTATGGTTGTTACTCGGGTGGTGATTGTGGTCCATTTCGGCTTGCAGCTGCTTCTCAGAATCTtcgagttgttgttgttcgaGCATAGCTGCGCGGTCATTTTCCAGGGTGTGGAAGATAGTATGGAAACTCcttcgagcagcagcttcagTCGCTGTACGAGCCTCCTCAAGTTTCTTGATGGAATCTTCGCCATCTTTGTCCTTGGGCTGCGAGCTGTCTTGATCTTTGGATTTATCACCGTGTTTCCCTGGTGATGTCACTGAATGAACAGGCGAGCTCCCTGATTTGGATGGTGAGAGTAATGTATTGGCAGGGGCGATTTTGGGCGCTGGCTGTGATGGtccatcgtcgtcatcatcatcgtcgtcgtagtcgtcttcatcgatgGTGCGCTTCGCTTTCTTTAGGGGCGGTTCTTTGATGGGCTCGTGGTCGGTTGTGGGAGGGATAATGTTGGCGGGAGGGGGCGGAGAATGTCTAAGAGCGGCGATCGCGGAATAGTTGTATGAGCCATCTTCGGAAAATAGCAGCGCGACCTTATCCTCGGTCTGGCGATACAAATCCGCGAATAGGGCGCGTCGATTCTCGTCCTCGATATCAGGTTGTGCCTCAGGCATCAGCACACTTGAATTATCAATGGGAGTCTGAGTGCGCGCAGGGACATCATCAAGATGTGCTAGACTTCTATTGCTGTTTGCATGTTGCAAGTGAGGAGGCTGCCAGGCGGACTGGCCGTTTGTGATGGACATGATGGGTCCAGGGCGATGATAGCGACGACGGGGCGCGAGTCGCCATGCGCAACAAGATGCGCTCGCGTACGGCGGGACCGAGGGCGATTGGAGAGCTCAAGACCGCATGGGATGAACGGTAGGTATCAAAAGAGATGACAGACAAAAATTGGCGAATATCAGATACGCGGAAGGTTGTGTTTTGATGGATCGCAATCTGCAGTTTTATCGTCTGTTCAAGAGgtgaggttgaggatttGGGGGGTGCCTTGTAAGGTACCTTTCCCGAAGCGGAGACTTTCCTTTAGTGATCTGGCTGCTGGCGCGCGCTGAGCCGACTTGTGGGGGGAATCTGGCGGGGAGAGAGGTTGCGGGTACAGCTACTTCGGCCTAAGGAGGTCAAAT
This Fusarium poae strain DAOMC 252244 chromosome 3, whole genome shotgun sequence DNA region includes the following protein-coding sequences:
- a CDS encoding hypothetical protein (BUSCO:4658at5125), whose protein sequence is MSITNGQSAWQPPHLQHANSNRSLAHLDDVPARTQTPIDNSSVLMPEAQPDIEDENRRALFADLYRQTEDKVALLFSEDGSYNYSAIAALRHSPPPPANIIPPTTDHEPIKEPPLKKAKRTIDEDDYDDDDDDDDGPSQPAPKIAPANTLLSPSKSGSSPVHSVTSPGKHGDKSKDQDSSQPKDKDGEDSIKKLEEARTATEAAARRSFHTIFHTLENDRAAMLEQQQLEDSEKQLQAEMDHNHHPSNNHSTAPNQGTLSSANLGASSLTLKHLIARIDMKRDQVRASDAELRLLMNEVRKNRSKWASEENVNQEELYEALEKVLTELKAHTEYSTPFLTRVNKRDAPNYYNLIQNPMDLGTMTKKLKSLTYKSKTDFVVDLNLIWDNCLRYNEDMNHPLRRMANGMRKEAEKLIPLIPDLAIRSRAEVEAEERRKQNGGEDDGGEDSDDEPIMSSRGRKAGAKGTSKARKAPNDQKEDTPAIDQKPILQVNGLLGKVREGSEVDGSNGFGTPPIGGSTTPLGLNGHSGIGSNADAMDIDGPSINGLALNSAFGEAAEQAFEDEEYKVWKQTTKKDRALVAKERFQLFKDNKFNTEAPALVRTKAGMRRFLKRQREAEAEGIITHALANSTTVASDDPAVKPTETLAEEIEEEAAKVIPDYYDTLSNIPDIHPKLQWVEDNEGQVINQHEEFLRLIPPGTFVAPPGRFAKKMDENIHQIQETRKLATRISVIKQMQVQTQVYTNQFPKSNSDPFVEQDIEPHFIADDGPVMAAEACQDALKRSIAKVLYHTGFEELQPSAMDTFTGIAADYFQKLVRTFNVYNEAEKKAVPTNAEGSRFQPRFTPEEVILHTLDENGHDISSLELYAKDDIDRLGAKLGGLHERMKLHLTDLLRPALSQDAGVDGVGAFKDGSEQFVSGDFAEDLGEDFFGFRALGLDKEMGLDMISVPLHLLQTRVRNIHQMQTQTTGEAATELFEPLPVSDPVTKENIQEQVGLVKNFFLAKLHANGDQPLVEDEDLPTKQKKPRPRLGASGKIVTAQKRSPKEQLALAKKKKKMDAAAAEARANANASPEKGVNAPPGKKKSMTSTTGPVPNPAIIALAPSMERRDSMQSQGNASQTDKDDTIGMMSPESIAQ